The Sorex araneus isolate mSorAra2 chromosome 5, mSorAra2.pri, whole genome shotgun sequence genome has a segment encoding these proteins:
- the THAP9 gene encoding DNA transposase THAP9 isoform X1: MTRSCSAVGCSTRDTVLSRERGLSFHQFPTDTLQRSKWIRAVNRVDPRSKKIWIPGPGAILCSRHFQESDFESYGIRRKLKKGAVPSVSLYKVLQGTPLKGKAKQKVLKQSLPDSSLETAAEDHNYSLRTPLTTSVETSVEKLAEVQQMLQVPQKRLVSVENCTLIKKRKDLKLIDALVEEKLLSEETEFLLRAQFSDFKWELYNWREIAEYSTEMKQFACTLYLCSSKVYDYVRKILKLPHSSILRTWLSKCKPSPGFNSSIFSFLQQRVETGDQRYQYCSLIIKGVSLKQQLQWDPSDHHLQGFMDFGLGRLDADEMPLASETILLMAVGIAGHWRTPLGYFFVNRESGYLQAQLLRLTIGKLSDIGITVVAVTSDATGHSVQMAKVLGIHISEDNMKCTFQHPSSSSQQIAYFFDSCHLLKLIRNTFQDFQSIRFMHGTAHWQHLVELVALEEKELSDLEKIPGKLANLKNHVLKMNCAAQLFSESVASALEYLLSLGLPPFQNCTGTIHFLRLINNLFDIFNSRNCYGKGLKGPLLPETFSKINHVFSEAKTIFVTLFDTSNNQIIKSKRKLGFLGFLLNAESLKWLYHNYVFPKVIPFPYLLTYKFSQDHLELFLKMLRQVLLISSNPTSMAFQKAYHDLEPRYRSPHEAFLSEVSILDISIAQRTDLALWTVQRQYGGSALKTLVHRKNVCLDWSNCSLSEALLDLTDQRQKLTSCAGCIADQLSADLPCEDCLRALYASDLRASKTGSLLCVKKVNGLHLPSESLYHVVNICERVLRTHSGMAVYELLPQQRELYLQQEVLRELCGHMSLFVELDDHLFDGEVCVTNHFVKLLKDIISCFLKLRTKDVGQCPLKQSSGRNEMKAW, from the exons ATGACCCGGAGTTGCTCGGCGGTGGGCTGCAGCACGCGGGACACCGTGCTGAGCCGGGAGCGCGGCCTCTCCTTCCACCA GTTTCCAACTGATACGTTACAACGCTCGAAATGGATCAGGGCCGTGAATCGTGTGGACCCCAGGAGTAAGAAGATTTGGATCCCAGGCCCAGGTGCTATATTGTGTTCCAGACATTTTCAAGAAAGTGACTTTGAATCGTATGGcataagaagaaaattgaaaaaaggaGCCGTGCCTTCTGTTTCTCTGTACAAG GTTCTTCAGGGTACACCCCTTAAAGGTAAAGCAAAACAGAAGGTCCTAAAGCAGTCGCTTCCTGACAGTTCTCTCGAGACCGCCGCTGAGGACCATAACTACAGTTTAAGGACACCTCTGACAACCAGCGTAGAGACCAGCGTAGAGAAGCTGGCCGAGGTGCAGCAGATGCTCCAGGTACCCCAAAAGAGGCTCGTTTCTGTAGAAAACTGTACATTGATCAAGAAGAGAAAGGACTTAAAATTAATTGACGCCCTTGTAGAAGAGAAACTACTTTCTGAAGAAACAGAGTTTCTGCTCCGTGCACAGTTTTCAG ATTTTAAGTGGGAATTATATAACTGGAGAGAGATAGCTGAGTACTCTACAGAAATGAAACAGTTCGCGTGTACACTCTACTTGTGTAGTAGCAAAGTCTATGATTACGTGAGAAAGATTCTTAAACTGCCTCATTCTTCCATCCTCAGAAC ATGGCTCTCCAAGTGCAAACCCAGTCCAGGTTTCAACAgcagcattttttcttttctgcaacaAAGAGTAGAGACCGGAGACCAACGCTATCAGTACTGTTCACTGATAATTAAAGGTGTTTCTCTGAAGCAGCAGCTTCAGTGGGACCCCAGCGACCACCATTTGCAAGGGTTCATGGACTTTGGTCTTGGCAGGCTGGATGCCGATGAAATGCCACTGGCCTCTGAAACTATTTTATTAATGGCAGTGGGGATTGCCGGTCACTGGAGAACTCCTCTTGGTTACTTTTTTGTAAACAGGGAATCTGGCTATTTGCAGGCCCAGCTGCTCCGTCTGACGATTGGAAAATTGAGTGACATAGGGATCACGGTTGTGGCCGTGACCTCAGATGCCACAGGACACAGTGTGCAGATGGCCAAAGTGTTGGGGATCCACATCAGTGAAGACAATATGAAGTGCACATTTCAGCATCCTTCATCCTCTTCTCAACAGATTGCCTATTTCTTTGATTCCTGCCACTTGCTGAAGTTAATACGCAACACGTTTCAGGATTTCCAAAGCATTCGGTTCATGCACGGCACAGCACATTGGCAGCACCTTGTGGAGTTAGTAGCTCTAGAGGAAAAGGAATTATCAGATTTGGAAAAGATCCCAGGAAAGCTGGCAAACCTGAAGAACCATGTACTCAAAATGAATTGTGCTGCCCAGCTATTCAGTGAGAGTGTGGCCAGTGCATTAGAATATCTTCTCTCACTGGGTCTGCCTCCTTTCCAGAACTGTACCGGCACCATCCATTTCTTACGCTTGATTAACAATCTGTTTGACATATTCAATAGTAGAAACTGTTATGGAAAGGGACTCAAAGGACCTCTGTTGCCTGAGACTTTTAGTAAAATTAATCATGTATTCAGTGAAGCCAAGACTATTTTTGTTACATTATTCGACACTAGCaataatcaaataattaaaagtaaacgAAAACTCGGATTCCTGGGATTTTTACTTAATGCTGAGAGCTTGAAATGGCTCTACCACAATTATGTGTTCCCAAAGGTCATACCTTTTCCATATCTTCTGACTTACAAATTTAGTCAAGAtcatttggaattatttttgaaGATGCTCAGACAGGTATTACTAATCAGCTCCaaccctacctctatggcattCCAGAAGGCTTACCATGATTTGGAGCCCAGATACAGATCACCACATGAAGCTTTTCTTAGTGAAGTCAGCATCCTTGACATTTCAATCGCCCAGAGGACAGATTTGGCCCTTTGGACAGTTCAGCGTCAGTATGGTGGCAGTGCTTTAAAGACTCTTGTTCACAGAAAGAATGTTTGCCTCGACTGGTCTAATTGTTCACTCAGTGAGGCATTGCTAGACCTGACCGATCAGAGGCAAAAGCTCACTTCTTGTGCAGGCTGTATTGCAGATCAGCTGTCTGCTGATCTGCCCTGTGAAGACTGCCTTAGAGCGCTATACGCATCAGATCTCAGAGCCTCTAAGACCGGGTCACTCTTGTGTGTTAAAAAGGTGAATGGTTTGCATCTGCCCTCAGAAAGTCTTTATCACGTCGTAAATATCTGTGAGCGAGTCTTAAGAACCCATTCAGGTATGGCAGTATATGAACTGCTTCCTCAACAG
- the THAP9 gene encoding DNA transposase THAP9 isoform X3, protein MTRSCSAVGCSTRDTVLSRERGLSFHQFPTDTLQRSKWIRAVNRVDPRSKKIWIPGPGAILCSRHFQESDFESYGIRRKLKKGAVPSVSLYKVLQGTPLKGKAKQKVLKQSLPDSSLETAAEDHNYSLRTPLTTSVETSVEKLAEVQQMLQILSGNYITGER, encoded by the exons ATGACCCGGAGTTGCTCGGCGGTGGGCTGCAGCACGCGGGACACCGTGCTGAGCCGGGAGCGCGGCCTCTCCTTCCACCA GTTTCCAACTGATACGTTACAACGCTCGAAATGGATCAGGGCCGTGAATCGTGTGGACCCCAGGAGTAAGAAGATTTGGATCCCAGGCCCAGGTGCTATATTGTGTTCCAGACATTTTCAAGAAAGTGACTTTGAATCGTATGGcataagaagaaaattgaaaaaaggaGCCGTGCCTTCTGTTTCTCTGTACAAG GTTCTTCAGGGTACACCCCTTAAAGGTAAAGCAAAACAGAAGGTCCTAAAGCAGTCGCTTCCTGACAGTTCTCTCGAGACCGCCGCTGAGGACCATAACTACAGTTTAAGGACACCTCTGACAACCAGCGTAGAGACCAGCGTAGAGAAGCTGGCCGAGGTGCAGCAGATGCTCCAG ATTTTAAGTGGGAATTATATAACTGGAGAGAGATAG